In Hyphomicrobiales bacterium, a single window of DNA contains:
- a CDS encoding fatty acid desaturase — protein sequence MAYVETRTARIEWPTIGLIALVYGVLATLVWNHSVLPWWLLPIGAYFASLHASLQHEVLHGHPTRKRWLNELLVFVTPTFWLPYGRYRDTHLQHHHDIDLTDPARDPESYYLLPDDWANAGAVKRFFFHINHTLAGRMIIGPAVSIVRIWVSEIALVLKGDTYRRNEWALFAVSCVISFVLITVVAGMPFWKYYLLVAYPGLSLALVRSYCEHQAAANAQHRTIIVEAHPFWSLLFLNNNLHVAHHTKPALPWYKIPDYYAAEKDEMITRNNGYTMQGYSEIFRRFFFSAKEPIAYPDLGWLRRPGEN from the coding sequence ATGGCTTACGTTGAAACCCGCACGGCCCGCATCGAATGGCCGACCATCGGACTGATTGCCCTCGTCTATGGCGTCCTCGCCACGCTGGTCTGGAACCATTCCGTGCTGCCGTGGTGGCTGCTGCCCATCGGCGCGTATTTTGCCTCCCTCCATGCCTCCTTGCAGCACGAGGTTCTGCACGGCCATCCCACCCGCAAGCGCTGGCTGAACGAACTTCTCGTCTTCGTCACGCCGACCTTCTGGCTGCCCTATGGCCGCTACCGCGACACACACCTGCAGCACCATCACGACATTGACCTCACCGACCCGGCGCGCGATCCCGAGTCCTATTATCTCCTGCCCGACGACTGGGCCAACGCGGGTGCGGTGAAGCGCTTCTTCTTCCACATCAACCACACCCTTGCCGGCCGCATGATCATCGGACCTGCCGTCAGCATCGTGCGCATCTGGGTGTCGGAAATCGCCCTCGTCCTCAAAGGTGATACCTATCGCCGCAACGAGTGGGCACTTTTTGCCGTCTCCTGCGTGATCTCCTTCGTCCTCATCACGGTGGTCGCAGGCATGCCGTTCTGGAAATACTATCTGCTCGTCGCCTATCCGGGCCTGTCGCTGGCACTGGTGCGGTCCTATTGTGAGCACCAGGCGGCCGCCAATGCCCAGCACCGCACCATCATCGTGGAGGCGCATCCCTTCTGGTCGCTGCTCTTCCTCAACAACAACCTGCATGTGGCCCACCACACCAAGCCCGCCCTGCCGTGGTACAAGATCCCTGACTACTATGCCGCCGAGAAGGACGAGATGATCACCCGCAACAACGGCTACACCATGCAGGGCTACAGCGAGATCTTCCGGCGCTTCTTCTTCTCGGCCAAGGAACCGATTGCCTATCCGGACCTGGGCTGGCTGCGCCGCCCAGGCGAGAACTGA